In a genomic window of Salegentibacter salegens:
- the recJ gene encoding single-stranded-DNA-specific exonuclease RecJ — protein sequence MRWTLKPKPDSLVVNKLAEELGVETPVATLLVQRGIMTYEAAKKFFRPRLEELHDPYLMKDMDVAVNRIQQAIASEENIMVYGDYDVDGTTSVALMSSYLKTLTPNIATYIPDRYTEGYGISYQGIDFAADNEISLIVALDCGIKAIDKVAYAAEKGIDFIICDHHRPGENIPQAVAVLDPKREDCEYPYKELCGCGVGFKLIQAINTKRGGTPEVLLPYLDLVATAIGADIVPITGENRILAYHGLNVINVAPRMGFKAILAQVKKDKLTITDVVFIIAPRINAAGRMKHGLHAVNLLSEEDEATAMEFAGEIENFNAERKTTDKAITIEALGQIEELQEQERYSTVVYHEGWHKGVIGIVASRLTETYYRPTLVFTKSGEKLAASARSVKGFDVYNALEACKEHIEQFGGHKYAAGLTLEASEYENFKAKFESVVSETIDRRLLTPEIAVDAEINLDEITPKFFRILKQFAPFGPGNMSPVFMTQSLTDTGYGKCVGADEAHLKCQVKQKGKRAVFDMIGFGLGEKFETISEKKTFKAVYSLDENEWNGNVSIQLKLKDISE from the coding sequence ATGCGCTGGACTTTAAAACCTAAACCCGATTCTTTAGTTGTTAATAAACTTGCCGAAGAATTAGGGGTGGAAACGCCTGTGGCGACTCTTTTGGTGCAGCGCGGAATAATGACTTATGAAGCCGCAAAAAAGTTTTTCAGGCCCCGTCTGGAAGAGCTGCATGATCCATACCTCATGAAGGATATGGATGTGGCTGTAAACCGAATTCAGCAAGCAATCGCTTCCGAAGAAAATATTATGGTTTATGGCGATTATGATGTAGACGGGACTACCAGTGTGGCTTTAATGTCTTCTTACTTAAAAACCCTTACCCCAAATATCGCTACTTATATTCCGGACAGGTATACTGAAGGTTACGGAATTTCTTACCAGGGAATTGATTTTGCAGCCGATAACGAGATTTCATTGATCGTTGCCCTGGATTGTGGAATAAAAGCCATTGATAAAGTGGCTTATGCCGCTGAAAAAGGAATCGATTTTATTATCTGTGATCACCACCGTCCAGGAGAAAACATTCCTCAAGCCGTTGCGGTTTTAGATCCCAAGCGGGAAGATTGCGAATATCCATATAAAGAACTTTGCGGTTGCGGCGTTGGTTTCAAATTGATTCAGGCTATAAACACTAAAAGAGGAGGAACACCCGAAGTTTTGCTACCTTATCTTGATCTTGTTGCGACCGCCATTGGGGCCGATATTGTTCCGATTACCGGTGAAAATCGAATTCTGGCTTATCACGGTTTAAATGTAATTAACGTGGCACCTCGAATGGGTTTTAAGGCGATTTTGGCCCAGGTTAAAAAGGATAAACTCACGATTACTGATGTGGTTTTTATTATCGCACCGCGTATAAATGCAGCCGGAAGAATGAAGCACGGCTTGCACGCGGTGAATTTGCTTTCCGAAGAAGACGAAGCTACCGCTATGGAATTCGCTGGTGAAATAGAGAATTTTAACGCCGAAAGAAAAACCACCGATAAGGCGATTACCATTGAAGCCCTTGGGCAAATTGAAGAATTGCAGGAACAGGAACGTTATAGTACCGTGGTTTATCACGAAGGCTGGCATAAAGGTGTGATTGGAATTGTGGCCTCCCGTTTAACCGAAACTTATTATCGTCCCACACTGGTTTTTACAAAAAGCGGTGAGAAACTGGCAGCTTCAGCGCGCTCGGTAAAGGGTTTTGATGTTTATAATGCTTTAGAAGCCTGTAAGGAGCATATCGAGCAGTTTGGCGGACATAAATATGCGGCAGGATTGACTTTAGAAGCTTCGGAATATGAAAACTTTAAAGCGAAGTTTGAATCGGTGGTTTCTGAAACTATAGATAGGCGGTTGCTAACTCCTGAAATTGCTGTAGATGCCGAAATTAACCTGGATGAAATTACTCCGAAATTCTTTAGAATCTTAAAGCAATTTGCTCCTTTTGGTCCGGGGAATATGAGTCCGGTTTTTATGACCCAAAGCCTCACAGATACAGGTTATGGGAAATGTGTGGGTGCAGATGAAGCACATCTTAAATGCCAGGTAAAACAGAAAGGTAAGCGTGCAGTCTTTGATATGATCGGTTTTGGACTGGGAGAGAAATTCGAAACAATTTCAGAAAAGAAAACTTTTAAAGCGGTGTATTCTTTAGACGAAAACGAATGGAATGGAAACGTTTCTATTCAGTTAAAATTAAAGGATATCAGCGAATAG
- the ade gene encoding adenine deaminase, translated as MIKIIQGQLVDIENRKIFPAEISIENGKITKIEEKQHEVKSFLLPGFIDAHIHIESSMLVPTEFARLAVIHGTVATVSDPHEIANVLGKEGVKFMIENGKKSPLKFNFGAPSCVPATNFETSGAVINAEDIKDLLALPEIKYLAEMMNYPGVIFKDDEVLKKIAWAKHFDKPTDGHAPGLRGEDAKKYAEAGISTDHECYTAEEAKEKLGLKMKILIREGSAAKNFEALINLLPEHYKNMMFCSDDKHPDDLVLGHINQLCTRAVAKGIDIFKVLEVACINPVNHYNLESGQLKVGDPADFILVKDLTSFEVLQTYIDGELVAENGKSHIKSSPFENPNNFNTSYKTPEDFKVNAAGKTIKVIEAVDGELITNEFQEKALEKDGNLVSDIENDILKITVVNRYEDKAPAVAFIKNFGLKKGAIASSVAHDSHNIIAVGTSDKEICNAVNLIIKHKGGICGVNGNEQKVLPLPIAGIISDKDGWETGKLYQEIDEMAKDLGSTLKAPFMTLSFMALLVIPDLKLSDKGLFSGKKFDFVDLVSDK; from the coding sequence ATGATCAAAATTATACAAGGCCAGCTCGTAGATATTGAAAACAGGAAGATTTTTCCTGCGGAAATCAGCATCGAGAACGGAAAGATCACAAAGATTGAAGAAAAACAGCATGAAGTAAAAAGCTTTTTGCTTCCCGGGTTTATAGATGCGCATATACACATTGAAAGTTCTATGCTAGTACCAACCGAATTTGCCCGTTTGGCGGTAATTCACGGTACGGTGGCCACGGTTTCAGATCCTCACGAGATCGCGAATGTTTTAGGAAAGGAAGGCGTTAAGTTTATGATTGAAAACGGAAAGAAAAGTCCGTTGAAATTTAATTTCGGTGCACCTTCCTGTGTGCCTGCTACTAATTTTGAAACTTCGGGAGCAGTGATTAATGCTGAAGATATTAAAGATTTACTGGCTCTTCCAGAAATAAAATATCTCGCTGAGATGATGAATTATCCCGGAGTGATTTTTAAAGATGATGAAGTGTTGAAAAAAATTGCCTGGGCCAAACATTTTGATAAACCTACCGATGGCCATGCACCCGGATTACGCGGAGAAGACGCTAAAAAATATGCTGAAGCCGGTATTTCTACAGATCACGAATGTTATACCGCTGAAGAAGCCAAGGAAAAACTTGGTTTGAAAATGAAGATACTTATTCGGGAAGGCAGCGCGGCGAAGAATTTTGAGGCGCTTATAAATCTGCTGCCGGAACATTATAAAAACATGATGTTTTGCTCTGACGATAAGCACCCGGATGACCTGGTTTTAGGGCATATCAATCAGCTTTGTACAAGGGCGGTTGCTAAAGGCATAGATATTTTTAAGGTTCTGGAAGTCGCTTGTATTAATCCTGTAAATCATTATAATTTAGAAAGCGGACAATTAAAAGTAGGCGATCCCGCCGATTTTATCCTGGTAAAGGATCTTACCAGTTTTGAAGTTTTACAAACTTATATTGACGGAGAACTAGTTGCTGAAAATGGTAAGTCTCATATCAAATCTTCTCCATTTGAAAACCCGAATAATTTTAATACTTCTTACAAAACGCCTGAAGATTTTAAAGTAAACGCAGCTGGAAAAACCATAAAAGTCATCGAAGCGGTGGATGGGGAACTTATTACTAATGAATTTCAAGAGAAAGCGCTAGAAAAAGATGGAAATCTAGTTTCAGATATTGAAAATGATATTTTAAAAATCACTGTAGTAAACCGGTATGAAGACAAAGCCCCCGCAGTCGCTTTTATAAAGAATTTCGGACTAAAAAAAGGAGCAATTGCCAGCTCTGTAGCCCACGATTCGCATAACATTATCGCTGTTGGAACATCAGATAAGGAAATTTGCAACGCGGTAAATCTCATCATTAAACATAAAGGAGGAATTTGCGGCGTAAATGGAAATGAGCAAAAAGTACTTCCGCTTCCAATTGCCGGAATTATTAGCGATAAAGATGGTTGGGAAACCGGGAAATTATACCAGGAAATAGACGAAATGGCCAAAGATTTGGGCAGCACCCTAAAAGCTCCTTTTATGACGCTTTCCTTTATGGCTCTGTTAGTAATTCCCGATCTAAAACTTTCGGATAAAGGTTTATTCAGCGGAAAAAAGTTTGATTTTGTTGATTTAGTCAGTGATAAATAG
- the rsmI gene encoding 16S rRNA (cytidine(1402)-2'-O)-methyltransferase, producing the protein MGKLFLVPTPIGNLDDMTFRAVKVLKGVDTILAEDTRNSGKLLKHFDIGTHMQSHHMHNEHKTVDHIVERIKSGENIALISDAGTPAISDPGFLLTRACVEAGIEVDCLPGATAFVPALVNSGFPNDKFIFEGFLPVKKGRQTRLNLLAEETRTMIFYESPHKLLKTLKHFSEFFGEDRPVSVSREITKLHEETIRGTAAEVLQHYTNKPPKGEIVIVVAGKGK; encoded by the coding sequence ATGGGAAAATTATTCCTGGTTCCAACGCCAATAGGAAATTTGGACGATATGACTTTTAGGGCGGTAAAAGTGCTAAAAGGAGTAGATACTATTCTTGCCGAAGACACCCGAAATAGCGGGAAACTTTTAAAGCATTTTGACATTGGTACGCATATGCAAAGTCACCATATGCATAATGAACATAAAACAGTAGATCACATAGTTGAGCGTATTAAAAGCGGCGAAAATATCGCGCTAATAAGTGATGCCGGAACTCCCGCAATTTCTGATCCGGGATTTTTATTGACCCGCGCCTGTGTTGAAGCCGGCATAGAAGTAGATTGCCTTCCCGGCGCCACAGCCTTTGTTCCAGCACTTGTAAATAGTGGTTTTCCTAATGATAAATTCATTTTTGAAGGTTTTTTACCGGTAAAAAAAGGCCGACAAACGCGCTTAAACTTACTTGCGGAAGAAACCCGAACTATGATTTTTTATGAATCGCCTCATAAATTGCTGAAAACGCTAAAGCATTTTTCAGAGTTTTTTGGGGAAGACAGGCCGGTTTCGGTTTCCCGGGAAATCACCAAACTTCACGAAGAAACAATTCGCGGCACGGCTGCTGAGGTTCTTCAGCACTACACCAATAAACCACCAAAAGGGGAAATCGTGATTGTGGTAGCAGGAAAAGGGAAGTGA
- a CDS encoding thymidine kinase, which yields MFLENTVNHEEQFGWIEVICGSMFSGKTEELIRRLKRAQFAKQTVEIFKPAIDTRYDEEMVVSHDSNEIRSTPVPSASNIRILADGCDVVGIDEAQFFDDEIVTVCNDLANRGVRVIVAGLDMDFKGNPFGPMPYLMATAEYVTKVHAVCTRTGNLAQFSYRKAINDDLVFLGENEEYEPLSRGAYYKAMLRERVKKLDVKDAEELQPNLKKKNA from the coding sequence ATGTTTCTCGAAAATACAGTAAATCACGAAGAGCAATTTGGCTGGATAGAAGTTATTTGCGGCAGTATGTTCTCTGGTAAGACCGAAGAACTAATTCGCCGTTTAAAAAGAGCCCAGTTCGCCAAACAAACCGTAGAAATCTTTAAACCCGCCATTGACACGCGTTATGACGAGGAAATGGTGGTTTCTCATGATTCCAATGAAATCAGGTCTACTCCCGTCCCTTCGGCTTCCAATATCAGGATTCTTGCCGATGGTTGTGATGTCGTAGGAATAGACGAAGCCCAGTTTTTTGATGATGAAATCGTTACCGTTTGCAACGATCTCGCAAATAGAGGAGTTCGGGTAATTGTGGCCGGATTGGATATGGATTTTAAAGGAAATCCCTTTGGCCCTATGCCCTATCTTATGGCTACTGCAGAATATGTAACTAAAGTACACGCAGTTTGCACCCGTACCGGGAACCTGGCACAATTTAGCTATAGAAAAGCTATTAATGACGATCTGGTTTTTCTTGGTGAAAACGAAGAATACGAACCTTTAAGCCGTGGCGCTTATTACAAAGCCATGCTTAGGGAAAGGGTTAAGAAATTAGATGTGAAAGATGCCGAAGAATTACAACCTAACCTAAAGAAAAAGAATGCCTAA
- the alr gene encoding alanine racemase — protein MPKAEETVLEIDLNALAHNFKTIKYQLKPGVKFMSVIKAYAYGNDSVAMAHKLEELGTDYFAVAYTEEGIRLRKAGISKPILILHPQPVNYPEIIEHCLEPNLYSARTLQLFIDLAEKQKQKDYPVHLKFNTGMNRLGFTEANYNNIPEKLKKTKSVKIASAFSHLAASEDWKEREFTLSQIYKFKDLAGKLLEKIGYEPLLHLCNTSAIFNYPSATFSMVRSGLGLYGFANDDNLNKKLKPVGTFKSVISQIQNLEEGDTVGYGRAFKAEKTTRIATLPVGHADGIKRIYGHGKAGVFINDEYAPIVGNVCMDIIMVDVTHIDCKEGDEVIIFGGPQNVPELSARGGTVSYELITGISQRVKRVIIQ, from the coding sequence ATGCCTAAAGCCGAAGAAACCGTTCTGGAAATAGACCTTAACGCCTTAGCTCATAATTTTAAAACCATAAAATATCAGTTAAAACCGGGTGTTAAATTTATGTCGGTTATTAAAGCTTATGCCTACGGAAATGATTCTGTAGCAATGGCTCATAAATTAGAAGAACTGGGCACCGATTATTTTGCGGTTGCTTATACCGAAGAAGGAATTCGTCTAAGAAAAGCGGGAATTAGTAAACCTATTTTAATTCTGCACCCACAGCCCGTAAATTATCCTGAAATAATTGAACATTGCCTGGAACCTAATTTATACAGCGCAAGAACGCTTCAGCTTTTTATAGATCTCGCTGAAAAGCAAAAACAGAAAGATTATCCGGTGCATCTAAAATTTAATACGGGAATGAACCGTCTTGGGTTTACAGAAGCCAATTATAATAATATTCCGGAGAAATTAAAGAAAACGAAATCGGTAAAAATAGCTTCGGCCTTTTCACATTTAGCAGCCAGCGAAGATTGGAAAGAGCGGGAATTTACGCTGTCTCAAATTTATAAATTTAAAGATCTGGCGGGTAAGCTTTTGGAAAAAATTGGCTACGAACCGCTTTTACATCTTTGTAATACTTCAGCGATTTTTAATTATCCTTCTGCCACTTTTTCTATGGTAAGAAGCGGTTTAGGACTTTATGGCTTCGCCAATGATGATAATCTCAACAAAAAACTTAAACCTGTTGGTACTTTCAAATCGGTTATTTCTCAAATTCAAAATTTAGAAGAAGGAGATACGGTGGGTTATGGCAGGGCTTTTAAAGCCGAAAAAACTACAAGAATAGCTACGCTTCCTGTTGGCCATGCCGATGGTATAAAACGTATTTACGGCCACGGAAAAGCCGGGGTTTTTATTAATGACGAATACGCTCCAATTGTTGGTAATGTTTGTATGGATATTATAATGGTAGACGTCACCCACATTGACTGTAAGGAAGGTGATGAAGTAATAATTTTTGGCGGCCCTCAAAATGTGCCCGAACTTTCAGCTAGGGGAGGTACAGTTTCTTATGAGCTTATTACCGGTATTTCCCAAAGGGTAAAACGCGTGATTATTCAGTAA
- the mscL gene encoding large conductance mechanosensitive channel protein MscL: MSFIQDFKKFMLKGDIIALATAVVIGAAFNKIIASVVADVIMPIIGLITGGTDFTQKFIALDGVPYESLEAAKEAEAAVITYGNLIDTIIHFIIVAFFIFLVLRAYEKTKKEKEAPKLVEPKGPSQEDLLTQIRDELKKQNSTT, encoded by the coding sequence ATGAGTTTTATCCAGGATTTTAAAAAGTTTATGCTCAAGGGCGATATTATAGCCCTTGCTACTGCAGTGGTGATAGGTGCCGCTTTCAATAAAATAATTGCTTCTGTAGTGGCCGATGTTATTATGCCCATTATTGGTTTAATAACCGGGGGCACAGATTTTACTCAAAAATTTATTGCTTTAGACGGAGTTCCGTATGAAAGTCTTGAAGCGGCAAAAGAAGCTGAAGCCGCTGTAATTACCTACGGAAATTTAATAGACACCATTATTCATTTTATAATCGTCGCATTTTTTATATTTTTGGTATTACGGGCTTACGAAAAGACCAAAAAGGAAAAGGAAGCACCAAAATTGGTGGAGCCAAAAGGACCAAGCCAGGAAGATTTGCTTACCCAAATTAGGGATGAGCTAAAAAAACAGAACAGTACGACTTAA
- a CDS encoding aspartate-semialdehyde dehydrogenase, translated as MRIAVVGATGMVGEIMLKVLAERNFPVTELYLVASERSVGKKINFKGKDYEVIGLQTAVDLKPDIALFSAGGETSLEWAPKFAENGTTVVDNSSAWRMDETKKLVIPEINASELTKEDKIIANPNCSTIQLLMALKPLHDAFKIKRVIVSTYQSITGTGVKAVEQLENEYKGEKGEMAYPYPIHKNALPHCDVFQDNGYTKEEMKLTKETKKILGDESVLVSATAIRIPVVGGHSESVNIEFENEFNEDEVRKILSQFPGVTVQDNPDTNTYPMPIYAEGKDDVFVGRIRRDYSQPKSLNMWVVADNLRKGAATNTVQIAEYLIKNKLV; from the coding sequence ATGAGAATAGCAGTTGTAGGCGCTACCGGAATGGTAGGCGAAATCATGTTGAAAGTATTGGCCGAAAGGAATTTTCCGGTTACCGAATTATACCTGGTAGCTTCTGAAAGGTCAGTTGGGAAAAAGATCAATTTCAAAGGGAAAGACTATGAAGTAATCGGCCTGCAAACCGCAGTAGATCTTAAACCGGATATTGCTTTATTTTCAGCCGGCGGAGAAACGTCTTTAGAATGGGCTCCAAAATTTGCCGAAAATGGAACAACGGTAGTAGATAATTCTTCGGCCTGGAGAATGGATGAAACCAAAAAATTGGTTATTCCGGAGATTAATGCTTCAGAATTAACTAAAGAAGACAAAATTATTGCCAATCCAAACTGTTCTACCATCCAGTTATTAATGGCTTTAAAACCGCTGCACGATGCTTTCAAAATTAAAAGGGTTATCGTTTCCACTTACCAGTCTATTACCGGTACCGGCGTAAAAGCGGTGGAGCAACTGGAAAATGAATATAAAGGTGAAAAAGGAGAAATGGCCTATCCTTATCCTATTCATAAGAATGCATTACCGCATTGCGATGTGTTTCAGGATAACGGGTACACTAAAGAAGAGATGAAACTCACCAAAGAAACTAAAAAGATCCTTGGAGATGAATCGGTATTGGTGAGTGCTACCGCGATTAGAATTCCCGTGGTTGGCGGGCATTCAGAATCAGTGAACATTGAATTTGAAAATGAATTTAATGAAGATGAAGTAAGAAAAATTCTAAGTCAATTTCCCGGGGTAACCGTACAGGACAATCCCGATACCAACACTTACCCGATGCCTATTTATGCTGAAGGAAAAGATGATGTATTTGTGGGCAGGATCCGCAGGGACTATTCGCAACCTAAAAGTTTAAATATGTGGGTGGTAGCCGATAATCTTAGAAAAGGTGCAGCTACCAATACCGTACAAATTGCCGAATACCTGATTAAAAATAAATTGGTGTAA
- a CDS encoding prolyl oligopeptidase family serine peptidase — translation MKKTLPGIFALAVLASCNDSKSEKEISLNYPETKKVDTVTDYFGTEVKDPYRWLEDDRSEETEDWVKAQNEVTFDFLNSIPYKKELEKRLSEIWNYEKISAPFEEGDYTYFYKNDGLQNQYVVYRKKGEDGETEVFLDPNKFSEDGTTSLAGLSFSKDGSKAAYAISEGGSDWRKIIIIDAENKERVEDTIQNVKFSGISWKGNEGFYYSSYEKPEGSELSAKTDQHRLFYHKLGTSQSEDKVIFGDSEEQKHRYVGGGVSEDDRFLFISARNSTSGGKLFMMDLSKENPELVTILDHEDTDSYVITNEDSKLFIVTNMDAPNRKVITVDAANPSPENWEDFIPETENVLSPSTGGGYFFAEYMVDAVSEVKQYDYKGELVREVELPGIGSAGGFGAKKEKEELYYSFTNYVTPGTIYKYNIEEGTSEVYNKPNIKFNPEDYESKQVFYTSKDGTKVPMIITHKKGLELNGKNPTMLYGYGGFNISLTPSFSTANAIWMEQGGVYAVPNLRGGGEYGKEWHDAGIKLKKQNVFDDFIAAAEYLIEENYTSSDYLAIRGGSNGGLLVGATMTQRPDLMKVALPAVGVMDMLRYHTFTAGAGWAYDYGTSEDSEEMFKYLLEYSPVHNLEEGTEYPATLVTTGDHDDRVVPAHSFKFAADLQDKQAGDNPALIRIETKAGHGAGKPTKMIIEEYADIFGFTLYNMGFDVLPNKAEEEVKG, via the coding sequence ATGAAAAAAACATTACCGGGAATTTTTGCACTCGCCGTCCTGGCATCCTGCAACGATTCTAAATCAGAAAAAGAAATCAGTTTGAATTATCCTGAAACCAAAAAAGTAGATACGGTAACCGATTATTTTGGAACCGAAGTAAAAGATCCATACCGCTGGTTGGAAGACGATCGTAGCGAAGAAACCGAAGATTGGGTAAAAGCCCAAAACGAGGTGACTTTTGATTTTCTAAACAGTATTCCGTATAAAAAAGAGCTTGAAAAAAGACTTTCTGAAATATGGAATTATGAAAAAATAAGTGCCCCTTTTGAAGAAGGCGATTACACCTATTTCTATAAAAACGATGGTTTACAAAATCAATATGTTGTTTATAGAAAAAAAGGAGAAGATGGTGAAACAGAAGTTTTCCTGGATCCTAATAAATTTAGTGAAGATGGGACTACTTCCCTTGCCGGATTAAGTTTCTCTAAAGATGGCAGTAAAGCCGCTTATGCAATTTCTGAAGGAGGTAGCGATTGGAGAAAAATAATCATTATAGATGCCGAAAATAAAGAACGTGTAGAAGATACCATTCAAAATGTAAAATTCAGTGGAATTTCCTGGAAAGGCAACGAAGGCTTTTATTATTCCAGCTACGAAAAACCAGAAGGCAGCGAGCTTTCGGCAAAAACAGATCAACATAGGTTATTTTACCATAAACTGGGAACTTCACAAAGCGAAGACAAAGTTATTTTTGGAGATTCTGAAGAACAAAAACATCGTTACGTAGGCGGTGGCGTTTCAGAAGACGACCGATTTTTATTTATTTCCGCTAGAAATTCCACTTCCGGAGGAAAACTTTTTATGATGGATCTTTCTAAAGAAAATCCTGAACTGGTTACTATTTTAGATCACGAAGACACCGATAGCTACGTAATTACCAACGAAGACAGTAAACTGTTTATCGTTACCAATATGGATGCGCCCAATCGTAAGGTTATAACTGTAGATGCTGCAAATCCTTCTCCTGAAAACTGGGAAGATTTTATTCCTGAAACCGAAAACGTATTAAGCCCTTCTACCGGCGGCGGCTATTTCTTTGCCGAATATATGGTAGACGCGGTTTCTGAAGTAAAACAATATGATTATAAAGGAGAGTTAGTTCGTGAAGTTGAACTTCCGGGAATTGGTTCTGCAGGCGGATTTGGTGCTAAAAAGGAAAAAGAAGAATTGTATTATTCCTTTACAAATTATGTGACTCCAGGTACCATCTACAAATACAATATTGAAGAAGGAACTTCTGAGGTTTATAACAAACCAAATATAAAATTCAATCCAGAAGATTACGAAAGCAAGCAGGTTTTTTATACCTCGAAAGACGGGACAAAAGTTCCTATGATTATCACCCACAAAAAAGGCCTTGAGCTTAACGGTAAGAACCCAACGATGCTTTATGGCTATGGTGGATTCAATATTAGTTTAACGCCTTCTTTTAGCACTGCAAATGCGATTTGGATGGAACAGGGCGGAGTTTATGCCGTGCCAAACCTTAGAGGTGGTGGTGAATATGGTAAAGAATGGCACGATGCCGGTATTAAACTGAAAAAACAAAACGTTTTTGACGATTTTATCGCTGCCGCGGAATACCTAATTGAAGAGAATTATACCTCTAGCGATTACCTGGCCATTCGTGGTGGTTCTAACGGCGGACTTTTAGTTGGAGCAACAATGACGCAACGTCCAGATCTTATGAAAGTGGCCTTACCGGCTGTTGGAGTAATGGATATGCTACGTTATCATACTTTCACCGCCGGTGCAGGTTGGGCTTATGATTATGGAACCTCTGAGGATAGTGAAGAAATGTTTAAATACCTTCTTGAGTATTCACCGGTTCACAACCTTGAAGAAGGAACTGAATATCCCGCTACTTTGGTAACCACGGGAGATCACGACGATCGTGTGGTACCTGCACATTCTTTTAAATTCGCTGCCGACTTACAGGACAAGCAAGCTGGAGATAATCCTGCTTTAATCAGGATTGAAACCAAAGCCGGTCACGGTGCAGGGAAACCTACAAAAATGATCATTGAAGAATATGCCGATATTTTTGGCTTTACCCTTTACAATATGGGCTTTGATGTTTTACCTAATAAAGCTGAAGAAGAAGTAAAAGGATAA
- a CDS encoding HAD family hydrolase, which translates to MLADIREKDKAGIKIYIVTGGFEVYTKYLEELLPLKVIGTITKYENEDYKIIGKTCNDAEKVKRLNAEIDGEYKLLEAYSDDDEEILYKAEKGYLLEEGELKLVQKPE; encoded by the coding sequence ATGCTGGCTGATATTCGAGAAAAAGATAAGGCCGGAATAAAGATTTATATAGTTACCGGCGGTTTTGAAGTCTACACGAAATACCTGGAAGAACTTTTACCTTTAAAAGTGATTGGTACTATCACAAAATATGAAAATGAAGATTATAAAATTATAGGTAAAACCTGTAATGATGCCGAAAAAGTAAAACGTCTCAATGCTGAGATTGACGGAGAATACAAACTTCTGGAAGCATATTCAGATGATGATGAGGAAATTCTTTATAAAGCGGAAAAAGGCTATTTGCTTGAGGAAGGAGAATTGAAATTGGTACAAAAACCAGAATAG
- a CDS encoding glycosyltransferase family 9 protein, with the protein MKKKTSFNKRNSPLSGEVPQAEVSSHILVIRLSAMGDVAMTVPVLRVLTATYPHLKVSVLTRGFFKPMFKDIPRVSVYEADVNGIHSGVIGLCRLAKDLRDMGIDKVADLHDVLRSNVLKSVFYMFGIPVKQIDKGRSEKKALTRENNKIFKQLKPTVQRYADVFDALGYPVDLNTHQFPEKEKISEKIRILVGTEPKKWLGIAPFAQHDSKAYPAVLMEEVLGKLNENPKIKVLLFGGGNKEKQQLETWAARFKNTLSIAGKLTLAEELALISNLDAMLSMDSGNGHMAAMYGIPVISIWGVTHPYAGFRPFNQPQEYSLLPDLNKYPKIPTSVYGNKFPEAYENVISSIPPKSVSRKIEEVLF; encoded by the coding sequence ATGAAGAAGAAGACCTCTTTTAATAAAAGAAATTCTCCCCTTTCGGGAGAGGTTCCACAGGCAGAGGTGTCTTCTCATATTTTGGTTATTCGCTTATCGGCTATGGGCGATGTGGCGATGACGGTACCGGTTTTACGCGTTTTAACCGCCACTTATCCTCATTTAAAAGTTAGCGTATTAACCCGTGGGTTTTTTAAGCCAATGTTTAAAGACATTCCACGGGTTTCGGTTTATGAAGCCGATGTTAACGGAATTCATAGCGGTGTAATTGGCCTTTGCCGGCTCGCAAAAGATTTAAGAGATATGGGAATTGATAAAGTTGCCGATCTTCATGATGTGCTGCGTAGCAATGTACTGAAATCGGTGTTCTATATGTTTGGGATTCCGGTAAAGCAAATCGATAAAGGCAGAAGCGAAAAGAAAGCGCTCACCCGTGAAAACAATAAAATTTTTAAACAATTAAAACCCACCGTGCAGCGCTATGCCGATGTTTTTGATGCTTTGGGTTACCCTGTAGATCTTAATACTCATCAATTTCCAGAGAAAGAAAAGATTTCAGAAAAAATAAGAATCCTGGTAGGCACCGAGCCTAAAAAATGGCTGGGAATTGCTCCTTTTGCGCAGCATGATTCAAAAGCATATCCGGCAGTTTTAATGGAAGAGGTTTTAGGAAAATTAAACGAAAATCCAAAAATTAAAGTCTTGCTTTTTGGCGGTGGAAATAAAGAAAAACAACAACTGGAAACCTGGGCGGCGAGATTTAAAAATACCCTGAGTATTGCCGGAAAACTTACTTTAGCAGAAGAACTCGCACTTATCTCAAACCTGGATGCCATGCTTTCTATGGACAGTGGGAATGGCCATATGGCAGCGATGTACGGCATCCCGGTGATTAGTATTTGGGGTGTTACACACCCTTATGCCGGTTTTAGACCTTTTAATCAGCCGCAGGAATACAGTTTGCTTCCCGACCTAAATAAATACCCAAAAATACCGACTTCCGTTTACGGTAATAAATTTCCTGAAGCTTATGAAAATGTCATAAGCAGTATTCCCCCTAAAAGTGTTTCAAGAAAGATTGAAGAAGTCCTTTTCTAA